The genome window ATGGGGATATTGGACACAAGCCAAGAATGATACAAAATCAAGGTAGTTAGATAGAGATACAAATGGGTGAGTTTTTCGAAAAAATGCCAGCACAGTCCAGATAAATTTGGAAGattttagaaataaaacatCTACTTTTTAACTGGTTTTATAAAAGATTTCTCTCAACTGCAGACGATAAATCAACTTTAAGTGAATTGAACATCAAATAGAATtcaatatatgtacatatgcaacGAACGAAACAGATAATCCTTAAAGCCAGTTTGCTCTGGGTATCTTGTAGTCGATTAAATCAAGCGAAACCATTCTCCTTTGATACCTTCTTTGCCAGCTTTTTTGTGGGCGGCTTTTAGCGCATTGAAGGCACTCACAGGACACCTCACTTCGTATGGCtgattatgtttatttatgcatGACAGTTAATGCAATCAAATGTGTCACCCTTGTTGTTGCCCCAGATGATTGCCTTTGATTGTAAAATTAACTCGACCCTCCCACAGGAGGAAAGCAGGAAAGTGTGGAGCTGGAAGCGATTTGGTTTGGGTTTGGCTGGCTAAACGGCGATTATGTGGCCATTGTACAAAACCACTCGTCATATTAAATTTGCCATTAATTTATGCCTTTGTCGCCCTGGCCGAAAATTGGCTTAGCGGCTTGCCATGATAAATGATGGCCTCCAGTTGCAGAGTAAACTCAATTTCCAGAGGGGGATGGGAATCGAGGAGCACCTGAAGTGGGAATACTGAATCCGCAGTACGGGCAGGGTTTAATTAATGGAacggggtggtggtggtggtgctgacCTGCTCATTCGCTGGTAACCTATTTTCACACCCTCCAGTGATGGTGGTCATTGACGTTGTCCTGCCAGCCTGCCTGGTATCCTGCCATCCTGATGGTTAAGTGGGCGCGGGATGGTGGTGTAAATGGGAGCACAGCCGGCAGCTGCGAGTGTCCTTGCTGGTAATTGCTTGCCCGCTGGCATGGCTGCAGCAattattgcatactttgcgGCACTTACATTTCATTTAAAGTTATTAAGCGACAATCGCATCGCAGTACGTCTTTAATCAACTCAGCCAAGTAAATTATGCCGGCCAGGCGATCCGCTGACTGGTTAAATCaattaaactaaaacaaaagcCAGCAGCAGGCCAACGTTCAATCAACTGGACGGCGGTGACAGCCCCAGGTCattactcacacacacacacagtcggAGTGAGATGGAGATGAAATGACAGGCAGACGGATTGGATAGGAGAGGAGAGTAGAGCAGGGCTGGGCCGGATCGGGCAAATCCTGGGCCAGGACAACTGGCCGAGCACTTATTGTGATGAACACAATGTTAACAGGCTAAATGAGAAACAAATGCCACAATCAGACAACGTAGGAAAAACAAGGAGCAGAGGACGAAATGAAAGGCAACCGAAAACAATAAATCGCATAAATCATATTAAATTGACATATCAGACTAAAATTGACCGCAAGCAAGCAACaaatgcgtgtgtgtgtgtgtgtgtctgcttGTGGGATATTGTATCCTACAATAATATTTCTTTATCAATTTCCACAACAAGCTCAAGCTGAAGCTCAGAGCTTAGTCCTGggaaaagcaagaaaaaacCAAAGAACACGCATTAGATGAGACGCAGCCTAAATAAATGTTTGACCAACCAGGCAGGGTGAATCATATCACACCACTTCATATCGCAACGAAATTCCCGCccaatgccacgcccactcaatCAACACATATATGAGttcatgtccatgtccatgtccttgGCCAAATTGGCCAGCCTTTTATGGTGGCCCTGGAGTTTCCTCTGCGGAATTTTCCGATTGTTTTCCTCCGGCCCACAGACGCAGCTGTGTCGCAATTAAAATGCGTATCAAGCATACGACGCGTTGTCATGTAAACCGCTTAAGCTCCTCCCGCTCCCATGTAAAGTCGATCGGGTAAATATGTTAAGCCCGCTTAATGCAAACCTAGCCTGGGGGCGTGGCCCCCACATCCCGCATATGCCAATTGATGTTTGCGCGCGGGCGGGCGGGGGGTAAAAGTGCAACATCATTAATTAATACACAGTACGATGGTTCGCAGCCTGCGGCCACGTTTTATAATAACCAGAGCATTATGGCGATTAAAGATGAAATCCAGTGCAACCCATTCCACATCTAAGTGTGCACTTAATCCCCGTGCCGAACACCTGGGTCACCAATCGCTCATGAACCAcccaacaccaccaccagcaccagcaaGTCCAGGACCTCAGCCAAGACACGGCCCGTTGACAGCCCAACTCGTCTCAGATCAATATTGGCCAAGGGCAATTAATCATTTAGTGGGCCATCTAACACACGTCGTCCAATGCAGAGACAACGAAGGACAAACAGTGAGGAGCAGAGGAGGAGACTGGGCAAATGGAGCGGAGTTGGGCACAGACAAAAGTGGATTATGCAGTCAGCCCAGATGTTCAACAAGAAATTACTTGTGATTACAACGCACAGTCCGGTGCAAGGATATGGCAACTATCAATACAGATTCTCCATAGTCCTGCATTATAAATCATGTTGAAAATCCAAAGTAGATTTGTTTAATGATTTATATGATAACagattaaatattaatattaatatgaaaAAAACGCATTTAATGCAATGTAATTAACGATTATTCCATTAATCTCTAAAAGAGaatgcaattattattataaaaaaaaaagagggaaaGGAATCCACATACTACCACATATGGTAAAAGCCATATTCCTGGCAAAATACAACCACTTCATGCTTTAAAATGCCCAGTTTCGAACCGCCTTTTATAACAATTTAATAGCTTCGGAACGGACTGTTAACTTTATGCGCCAACTAGTGGCTTAAAGCTCAGGATGCCAATCAAAGGATTACGGACGCAAagccatttatttattaagagcCATGCCGTGCCCGCTGGATGCGTGTGCGCAGGCACTTCAGACATTTCGACCATGGCCACATAACGCATACTAAACGATCATTAGGTGGACCCCCAAAGCAGTGACCCCACCCCACCGGCTCACCCCCTCACCCATCTTGTCGCACATTTCGCATCGAATTAACACACAAATTTTTACAACCTAGTCCATAAAAGCGCCGGCCTGAACTataaaaacaatcaaaacgAGTTACAGACCCGCCAATTTTCTTAGGTTTTTCTCGCCCATGTCGTAAACTCGACCCGCCCGTTGCTCCCGATTCCACATAGCTTCTTTACAGCGctagtaaatcataaaaaaaagggGCTGGAGCAAtaatgaaaaacaagaaatGCCACCCGAGCAGGGGACACACATTAAAAGGAGCTGCTAAAGGAGCTGCTTAATTATAGTAGTACGATGCACTCACCTGCTCCTGTTCTCATCCTTGTTCTTATTCTTATCGTTATCCTTTCCTTTCCCTTTCGTTTTCCAGGTTCAAGAGCCGCACGGTGAGATGCCTGGCATCGGCGACATATATCGTGCGGCAGATCTGCAACCTTGGCATCACCGTGTACACTCCCAGCGTGGCCCTCTCGACGGTGATTGGCATACCCTACTGGGCCTCCATTACGGGCATGGCCGTCATTTGCATATTCTTCACCATTATGGTACGTACTGTGCTCATCGCTGTGAGCCCGGGGAATGCCAGCGATTTAAtgatgaaaatatttaaattcctCTTCACCCTGTTTCCAACTCATTAGGGCGGCCTGAAGGCGGCTATCAACGCGGACGTCATCCAGACAGTGACCATTCTGGTTGTCACTGTGGCCGTTTGCATCCAGGGAACTATCTCTACGGGCGGCGTGAAGAAGGTTTACCAACTAAATCGGGACAATGGTAAGGGTTGTGGGTGTGGGCTGGGTTTCGATTGATCATGGCAGCTTATTAGCCAGCTGCCAGGATGTGTGTctatgtgcgtgtgtgtgtgcatagtGCTGACGAATGATGACTATTAAAATGGCATCCATTGTGGATTGCCGTTCGCTTTGCTTGTGTTCCTGCGTCGGCTCATTATGCACATAAATGATGATGATAAAAGTGGCATAAAACAGCGGCATCCGAATCCGAGGTAGGACGGAGGAAATGGCAGGCTCGCATGACGACAGTAATAAATGTGTGTCGGCGGAGCGTTTGTCACTCGAGTTTGAGTTGTTGGCTGTCATTGTGCGGCAATCGTGTGGCTCCTGGGAATCCCTCCACGTGCTCCTCCTCTAACGGCGGTTCAATCTTTTTCCCGCCATAAACATGCACTAAAGACACCGTTCCTTCCATTTCCAGGACGCCTCAACTTTTGGAACTTCACGGGCGATATGACTGTCAGAGTGGATACCACATCGGCTTGGCTGGGCCAACTGTTCATGTCCCTCTCCCAGATCGGCTGTCAGCAGAACTTTATGCAGCGTTATGTCAGCCTCAAGTCGCTCAAGCAAGTGCGTCGGTAAGTAACTATCTTCGGTGAACCACCTACTaacgaaaatatattaattgtTAAATAAATCTTATCTAATTTTTCAGTGTAATGCTGACCAATGTGCCTTTGGtgttcttcttcttttccATCTCCTGGATCTCTGGCATGGTCATCTACTCCACGTACATCAACTGCGATCCCTACGCCGAGGGCTACATTAAGAAACCCGATGAGATTCTGCCATTCTTTGTGGAGGATCAGCTCGGTTTTCTGCCCGGATTCGTGGGCATTTTCATGGCCACCCTGTTCAATGGCGCCCTTTGGTAAATAGCTAACATTCTCATAAAGTTCTTTCGCTAATCCAAGCTAACATTCTAGCATGATGGTGTCCAATCTGAACTCATTGGCAACGGTTATTTGGGAGGACTTCATCTCGCAGTTGCCCAAATTCAAGGGACTCTCCGACAAACAGCAGCTACGAATTCTGAAGTCGATCACCGTCGTCTGTGGACTGATTATAATGGGCGTGGCCTTTGGAGTTGGTCTGCTGGCGGGCGTTATTGAGTCCTCGCTGCTGGTGTTCTCGGCCACATCGGGTCCTCTGTTGGGTTGCTTCATCCTTGCCATGATGGTTCCGATTGCGAATTGGAAGGGCACCTCCGCCGGCATGGTCACCGCTTGCGCCTTCGTGCTTTGGATCATCGGCGGTGGCATGACCGTTACCAAGGACAATCCCCTGCTGCCCACCACCACAGATGTGGGTTTTTAAAGCATTTCCGTTTTGAATTTGATGCCTAATGCTTTGCTTCTTTACAAAATGTAGGGCTGCACCAACGATACGTTCGCGCAGTCCATTGGCAAGCCCATCGTGGAACCGGGACAGATGCCCTGGCTGCTGTCGCACACGCCCATTGATGGTTTCAACCAGAGCTTTGTGCCCACGCAACCCACAATTGCACCTGAAAGGTgagataatttaattatactAGAAGTATTGCGAAAGATAGTACGTCACCTGTTGCAAATGCCCACTAGAACTTTGTTAGCCTGATATTAATGAACGCTTAATTCCCATGCAGATCCGGACTGGAGACCTTCTACTCGATCAGCTTCATGTACTACAGTTTAATTGGCACGGCATTGACCGTGATCATTGGCACAGTGATCAGCTTGTTGACTCAGCATCCGGATGACGCCTACGACGGCAAACTGCTGCATCCGTTGATCTTCCGACTGTGCGAGCGCTTCTCCGGCCGGAAGCCGTACTATGTGAAGCATGAGGAGGAGTCCGGACTGAATGGACGGAGCAGCAGCGACTCCTCGGCCACGACAACCACATGCAAGGAGGAGAAGGTGAATCACGGCTACGAGTCCTCGCCGGAGGACAAGGAGAAGAGCAGTCCCATTGCCGTGGTATTCACCACCTCCGAGGGAACGGGAACAGCGGATCAGCAGTCGATATGCGACAGCAGTAGGATTCAATTGGACATTGTGCCGGGCGAGGGCGAAACGGGAGTGTATCGCCAACTGTCCGGGCGATCTGCGCTCTGAGGGTTAACTATGTTGCATACGTAGATAGTCTGACCCTAAATCTTAGTCCGTAGTACGTAAGCTAAGCCGTAGAATAGACCAAGTTAGTTAGCCAAGTGTTTCATGTCTATAAAGATGCTGTGATTTCTGTGCGCGACTGTTGTTGAGCAATTGCTCGCGCATTTCATTCGCATGTACTTAAcgcatatgtgtgtgcgtggcagcatgcaataaataaagacaaataaacgtatttttataaaaaaaaacaaacacaaagaattacattttaaacacaaaatttTACTTTTCGCGCGCTGAAACTTGCTAAACTTGGCCAGTGCTGCCCATCAAGTTGGTCTATCGATAACTGAGATGGCCAGGGCAGCGGGAGTGCTGCGTGAGTCACGACAGTTACATGAAGTAAGTTAAGCGGGGAATGAAGTGGATTTGTAATTAGTTAACCaaatgaatatgaaaataaaaaattagtTGTTTATATGTTTTACAATGCATGCTTGTAAGCAGCGCTTTTTACTCGTGAGCCATCGTGACTGCTGCCAGCTGTTCTCCGGTTTCTCCCATCACTATTATATTTATGGGGCTTTTTGTTTGGCGTTGTTGCGCCCCCCAAAGAATGCGAAAATAAAACGCAAAAAGGCTGATCCCTAGGCAAGCAAACTTACAACATGGCCACGTTGGAGAAGCCCAAAAAGGAGGTGAGTCGTGGGCAATAAAAAGTAACAAACCTAATGCGTAAATTGCAGAAGAGCAAAAGGTCTCGCCACAGAGTGCCGATCAAAAAAGAGGAAGAGGAGCCTGCTGAGTTATCAACAAGTGAAGAACAAAGGCCAGCGGAGAATGTGTCGCTGTTGGAGGAATTCGAGCGCGTTGCAGCCTTGGCCAGCAGTTCCAGTGGCGAGGCAATCATAAGCCACGAGTGCTGCATTTCCAGCGATGTAGGAGTAACGCCGCAAGAGCCAGAAGGAACACAGGAACCAATAGAAACGGAGGCCGAACCCAGTGCTCCAAGTGCCCCAAGTGCCCCGCCCTCGGCGACCGTTCATGTCGTTCAGTATCCCAACCTGCAGCCCATGCAGCTGTCCAACGCCCAAGTGGAGGAGCATTCCGCTAAGATCGTGTACCGACAGGCGGAGTCGCCCACCGGTTTCGCACTGGCCAGGAGTCACATTAAGCCATTGAGCACGGAGGAACTGCGACAAATCTACGAGTGTCCCGAGCTGGAGCTGGCCAAGCAATTTGAGTTGGAATTCCTAATGAACTCATTGCTGGAGACCAGCGAGGCGGATCCGCTGTATGCGGCTGTCATGGAATACTATGAACTGCAGGGAAAAATCACCTCCAATCTGCACGATGTAGGGAAGCTGCGCAAGGGCTGCACCGAGTCCCAAAAACAAATCTGGGTCCGCCAGCCAGTTACACGCACTTTCAGTGGAACCTGTGGTGATGGCAATGTGGTCCAGGAATCTGTCACCTACGAGTGAGTCGAGTCTTACTTTTATCATGGAATTGCTTACCAAAATGTCTTTCCCAGTGTGATACAGGTGGATCCCATTAAGCTAGAAGTGGCCGAAACGGCTTTAACTGGCCTATATGACCTGGTGTGCCACGCGTATACGAACAACGTGATTACAGCCAAGATAACCAAAGTAAAGGTTGACCAAATTATCAACGATCTGCTGAGCTATCCCCATTTGGATGGCCATTCGGTGGTTTCATTGCACCACACACAATCTGGAGAGGCACTGCAGTGCGTTTCCCAACTAAGGCGAGCCATATCCATACTTTTCAGCTTCGTTCGCAGACCCAGTCCAAATGCAGTAATTCAATACTTTAGAGTTAAGATTGTGAAATCATATCTAATACCTTTTTACCCTCTCAGAATTTCGACAAAGACCTCAAGGAATGGCTGCGCAAGCTGATTGCTCTGCAACTGTTGCTGGCAACAAAAGAGGATCACTGGTTCCTGCTATTCAACATACTGCGGTGTCCCAATGGGGTCGGTTCCTGGGCTGCCCAATTCCTGCAATTGCCGGGAACGCGAGCAGTGCGCCGTGGTTCCCAACAGAACGAACTACCACTTGACCTAAACTCTCCCGAACTTAACCACTGCATGGCTGTGCTGCAGATTTTGCTGATGCCCGTGAAAAAGCGAAACGAATATCTCAAGAGTCAGGCTCAAGCTCACCGGGAACTTTCCGCTACGCCGGGAGCCACTGATCGCTGGATAGTGGTGGATTCTGATGGCGAGGACTCGCACACACCCGCCGGCGAATGCGTAGGCCTGAAGGAAAGCGACCTGATCGCCCTGCTCAACCAGATGCCTTTCGAGAAGATATTTACGTGAGTTGGAATGCCTGCATATGTAATTTGATTTGGTTCTAAAAAATATCGAATCCTTAGCTCGGCCCTGCGCATTGAAAAATTTCTGGACGACTACATTCTGGAACCGGATATGATCACGGCCCAGCAAATGCTCGCCGTGGTAGTGTATTTTTCCCAACTGGTCAAAACAATCGGTGAAGGATTACTGACCTACAATAACGAGCGATATAAGCAGCTGGCCAAACGACTTGGTCGTCTGGTCCGACATACTCTGCAATACGTGTTTGATTACAACGAGTTGTTCATGTGAGTAGATCACGTAATATTAATGTATGATTTCTTATTTACTTAACTACTGCGCAGAAACAACAATCTTTACAAATCCTCCGAGATGTACGAGCGCATCCAAGTGGAATTACAAGCCTTACTTGTACGCGCTTGTGGCTACATCTACCGCACCCGAAACCTGGGCACCTGGCAATACTTTTCAACGCTGCCCTTTGGCACCTTGGATGCAGAGGTGATCTGGCACTTGTTTTACTATCTGAATGTGGGCTTCCCCACGGATTTGGCCAACGATTTAGTGAGCAATGCGGAGGCAGCCTTTCAAGCGGAAGATTTCTGGCGCAAATTCGATCTAGCGAATGCCGATGTGGCGCCCGAGGATATGTACTATCTTCTGCAGACCTTCTTTGAGATGGCCATTGAACGAAATCGATCTAAGGATGGAAGTCTCGTCAAGGCAATCTGCCTGCACATCTTCCACATTGGATACATACATCAGTCTACAAGGGAAATTTGCTATAAAACTGCACGTGATATGCTGGCCAACTTAATGGATGAGGATCTCTTTGGTTGTGTGTTGGTTCAGCTGAAGATGC of Drosophila mauritiana strain mau12 chromosome 3R, ASM438214v1, whole genome shotgun sequence contains these proteins:
- the LOC117143115 gene encoding sodium-coupled monocarboxylate transporter 1 — protein: MAKDLSTMGWDYLMFVLFIALTVLGPLWKRIFGKKKERSKADYVFATGGVSIVAVMISIARGTLGVRSVLGYPSELYYRGSAMWEIIYGMMSAYPIVCFMFVPVYFNLGITSVYQYIDLRFKSRTVRCLASATYIVRQICNLGITVYTPSVALSTVIGIPYWASITGMAVICIFFTIMGGLKAAINADVIQTVTILVVTVAVCIQGTISTGGVKKVYQLNRDNGRLNFWNFTGDMTVRVDTTSAWLGQLFMSLSQIGCQQNFMQRYVSLKSLKQVRRVMLTNVPLVFFFFSISWISGMVIYSTYINCDPYAEGYIKKPDEILPFFVEDQLGFLPGFVGIFMATLFNGALCMMVSNLNSLATVIWEDFISQLPKFKGLSDKQQLRILKSITVVCGLIIMGVAFGVGLLAGVIESSLLVFSATSGPLLGCFILAMMVPIANWKGTSAGMVTACAFVLWIIGGGMTVTKDNPLLPTTTDGCTNDTFAQSIGKPIVEPGQMPWLLSHTPIDGFNQSFVPTQPTIAPERSGLETFYSISFMYYSLIGTALTVIIGTVISLLTQHPDDAYDGKLLHPLIFRLCERFSGRKPYYVKHEEESGLNGRSSSDSSATTTTCKEEKVNHGYESSPEDKEKSSPIAVVFTTSEGTGTADQQSICDSSRIQLDIVPGEGETGVYRQLSGRSAL